The Aphelocoma coerulescens isolate FSJ_1873_10779 chromosome 14, UR_Acoe_1.0, whole genome shotgun sequence genome has a window encoding:
- the COX19 gene encoding cytochrome c oxidase assembly protein COX19 → MSTAMNFSNKSFTPRPPDKGAFPLDHFGECSAFKERFMECLRRSGYESAACRQSAMAYLECRMDRQLMANEPLEKLGFKDLINEKSEEKPEKS, encoded by the exons ATGTCCACCGCCATGAACTTCAGCAACAAGAGCTTCACGCCGCGGCCGCCGGACAAGGGCGCGTTCCCGCTGGATCACTTCG GGGAGTGCAGCGCCTTCAAAGAGCGGTTCATGGAGTGCCTCCGCCGCAGCGGCTACGAGAGCGCGGCCTGCCGGCAGAGCGCCATGGCCTACCTGGAGTGCCGCATGGACAG GCAACTTATGGCTAATGAACCACtggaaaaattgggatttaaAGACCTGATAAATgagaaatcagaagaaaaacctgaaaagtCATGA